Genomic window (Stenotrophomonas maltophilia):
CCGAGCACGGCATCGTCAGCGACGTCGAGATGATCGATATCAAGAACGTCAACGAAGCCTGGGAACGCATGGCGAAGAACGATGTGCGCTACCGCTTCGTGATCGACATGGCGACGATGAAGAACGCCGCCTGATCGATCGGCAGCGGTGAACGAAGAACCCCGGCATTGCCGGGGTTTCTTGTTTGCGTTGCACGGCCCGTCCGCCGGGCATGGCCCGGCGCTACCGGAAAGATGACGGGTAGCGCCGGGCCATGCCCGGCGAGCGAAGCGGTTGCCTCCCTCCTTGGGCATGACGAAGATCAAGGACCCGGCCACCGCCCCGGCGCAGACTCCCCGCATGGCCCGCCTGCCCTCCCATGCGATGCTGATGCGTGCGCCGCACCGGCTGCTGTTCTTCATCGGCGCCGGCAACCTGCTGCTGGCGATGCTCTGGTGGACGTTGTGGCTGGGAGCTCTGCGCGGGCTATGGACGCCGCTGCCACCGCCGCTGCCACCGGCCTGGCTGCACGCGCTGCTGATGCAGTATCTGGTGCTGCCCAGTTTCATCTTCGGCTTCCTGCTCACCGTGTTCCCGCGCTGGATGGGGCAACCCGAGCTGCCACGCAGCCGTTATGCGCCGGTCGGCATCGGGCTGTTTGGCGGGCAGGCGCTGCTGATTGCCGCCGCCTGCGGGTGGAGACCCGGGCTGTGGCCCGGCCTGCTGCTGGCACTGGCCGGCTGGAGCGCCGGACTGATCGTGCTGGGACGCGTGCTCAAGGCCGCCGGTCCCAACCGCAACTGGCATGCGCGCGCCTGCTATGCCGCACTGCTGCTGGGCTGGCTGGGGCTGCTGCTGTTCATGGCGGTGGTGCGCGGCCACGCTACGCTGATGCCGGTCACTGTGGCACTCGGCACCTTCGGCCTGCTGCTACCGGTCTACCTCACCGTCGCGCACCGGATGATCCCGTTCTTCGCCAACAACGTGGTGGACGGCTACGTGCCGTGGCGACCGCTGCGCTGGTTGGCCGCGATGTGGGCGCTGCTGATGCTGCGCCTGCTGTTGAGCGCGTTGCAGATCGACAACCTGCTGTGGCTGGCCGATGCGCCGCTGCTGATGCTGTCGCTGCAGGCGCTATGGCACTGGTGGCCACGCGGGCCGATGCCGGGCCTGCTCGCGGCCCTGTTCCTGGCGCTGGCGTGGCTGCCGATCAGCTTCGCGTTGTATCTGCTGCAGGATGTGGGTCAACTGCTGGGCCATCCGCAGCTGCTCGGCCGCGCGCCGTTGCATGCACTCGCCGTGGGCCTGTTCGGCAGCCTGCTGGTGGCGATGGTGACCCGGGTCACCCAGGGCCATTCCGGGCGACCGCTGGTGATGCCGGCCGTGGCCTGGTTTGCGTTCGTCGCGCTGCAGGCAGTGGCGATCATGCGCATCGCCGCCGAACTGATGCCCGACGCCTATGCGTGGCATTTCGCCGCCGCCATCGGCTGGTTGCTGGCGCTTGCACCGTGGGTGGTACGTCTGGGCTGGATCTACCTGAGCCCACGGCGGGATGGCAAGCCGGGCTGACATCGACGCCGGGCATGGCCCGGCGCTACCGCAATCGAATCAATACGCGAACTCGCGGAACACCGGATCGACGTCGCCGTGCCAGCGGCCATGGAACAGCGCCAGCTTGCGCTCGGCCGGGGTCAGGCCGGACTCGACGATCTCCTGCAGCACGTCCAGGAACTTGCTCTCGTCCTGGCCGTCGGCATTGCGCGCCGCGCGGCGCTTGAGGCCTTCGACGGAAATCTTCACTGCTTCGCGGGCCAGGTCGCGCACGCTGCCATTACGGAACGGCAGGTTCATCGCATGCTTCGGCACGCCGTCGCGCAGTGCGTGGCGCTCGGCCAGGGTGAAATCGCGCACCAGGTCCCAGGCGGCATCCAGCGCGGTGTCGTCGTACAGCAGGCCGACCCAGAACGCCGGCAGCGCACACAGG
Coding sequences:
- a CDS encoding NnrS family protein: MTKIKDPATAPAQTPRMARLPSHAMLMRAPHRLLFFIGAGNLLLAMLWWTLWLGALRGLWTPLPPPLPPAWLHALLMQYLVLPSFIFGFLLTVFPRWMGQPELPRSRYAPVGIGLFGGQALLIAAACGWRPGLWPGLLLALAGWSAGLIVLGRVLKAAGPNRNWHARACYAALLLGWLGLLLFMAVVRGHATLMPVTVALGTFGLLLPVYLTVAHRMIPFFANNVVDGYVPWRPLRWLAAMWALLMLRLLLSALQIDNLLWLADAPLLMLSLQALWHWWPRGPMPGLLAALFLALAWLPISFALYLLQDVGQLLGHPQLLGRAPLHALAVGLFGSLLVAMVTRVTQGHSGRPLVMPAVAWFAFVALQAVAIMRIAAELMPDAYAWHFAAAIGWLLALAPWVVRLGWIYLSPRRDGKPG